A stretch of DNA from Chondrinema litorale:
TCGGCTCAATGTGGCTGCCCCACTCTTCTACCCATCTGTCACTTTTCATTAAATAATACTGACCTCTTGCTGCACCGTAAAAAAAACCTTTGTTCGGTTCCTGTTGCATCATTTTAAAATTGCGAACCAAAGGCAGTCTCTTCTCTTTGAGTTCTTCGTTTCCGGTAAGTTCTGCCATCATCCACATAGCTCCAATGTCAGAATTTTTTATGGCATCTTTATCCGCCCCTATCACAGTTCCCAAATAAGATTGTGCCCCTAATTTCACTCCTTGAAATACATCTTCTTGCCACATAGAAGTTTTATCATCTAGTGAGAAATCGAGCATCCTTTCCACTCTTCGACTTAAGGATTGTGTATTCTTTTTTATGGCTAGTTTATCTTTGGTTTGATAGATATCATCCATCGCATGTTTTAATGCTTCGAACCATCCTTTTTGCGATAAGCTAATTCTGAATTGTGCCGTAATCTCATCACCGATTTTTAACTCTGCTTCTGAACTACTTAACAAGGGTACATACGCTGTAGGGCTTAATTCTCCAGAACGATTCATGTGCGAAAAACCAGTTCTATTATTGTTATGTGTACTTTCATCTCCATCTTTTGCCCAAGGGTGTCTTGACTGACCGGGCTCCAAAATCACACTTAAAGTTGATTTTTGCTTGTTTGTGATAAATGCTGAAGGAGTTGTAATGGTTTTATCTTGACATATATATGGAATCTCTGGTAAACCTTGTGCATAACCCAGTGACAATATTAAATCAGGATTTAAACTATTGCCTTGGTAGTAGCCGGGAACAATTCCCCATTCCAGTTCTGATGTTGGTAAAGTCGCAATAGTTGGTGATGCCAAAGAAAACCAGCCAGCTTGCTTTGCTGTCAGCTTCATGTTTATCAAAATATCTTCAGGAAAATCGGTAGCAGGTTTCCATTCGGCTTCCACTTTTGCCAAATCGGTTTCTTTAGAAAACACCAAACTTCCTTCTTTCTTTTCCATTGTTTCTGGATAGAAAGAAACCTCTTCTCCGGCTGTGTTCATGGCAACAGGACTTACCACACTTTTCCATTTGTTAAACAAGTAGGTAAATTCTTCTCCGGGAAATTGCTTTCCGGCATTGTCATACATAATGGTATCAGACACGGTTTTTGGCTTCTCCTTCGCATACAGGAAAGTGTATTTTCCAGAAGAACTCCCGAAGGCAGAAGCCTGCCCGGGAGTATCTTTCCATGCAATATTTGATAAATGCCATCCGTCATTTTGCTGATCCCAGTCTAGCACTACCAAAGCAGATTCAAGCTGGTTCTTCTCTTTGCATGATGAAATGAAAAAGAATATAAGTATTACAAGTATGAAGTATTTTCCTGAAGTTAATTTTTGCATCGCTGAGTTTATAAATTCATTCCTATATCATTTTGCTAATCCAATTATCGATTAATATCCTCCGGGATTTTGCTCAAGCGTAGTTCCATTACCTGCATAAGTGTCAATTTCAGATTGTGGAATTGGCAGCAAATAATCTCTCGGATTAGTAAATATTCTATTCTGTGCATTTGGGAAGCGAGCATCCGTATTTAAATCATACTGGCTTTCAATACCGCTGTAAGAAACAAAACCGTCTTCATCAATCTGAGGAACCATTGTAGCATTTGCTTCATCCAAGATTCTTCCGTATAGTGTAACTGGCATCACTTTTTCCGCAATTTCCCAACGTCTAATATCGAA
This window harbors:
- a CDS encoding beta-L-arabinofuranosidase domain-containing protein; the protein is MQKLTSGKYFILVILIFFFISSCKEKNQLESALVVLDWDQQNDGWHLSNIAWKDTPGQASAFGSSSGKYTFLYAKEKPKTVSDTIMYDNAGKQFPGEEFTYLFNKWKSVVSPVAMNTAGEEVSFYPETMEKKEGSLVFSKETDLAKVEAEWKPATDFPEDILINMKLTAKQAGWFSLASPTIATLPTSELEWGIVPGYYQGNSLNPDLILSLGYAQGLPEIPYICQDKTITTPSAFITNKQKSTLSVILEPGQSRHPWAKDGDESTHNNNRTGFSHMNRSGELSPTAYVPLLSSSEAELKIGDEITAQFRISLSQKGWFEALKHAMDDIYQTKDKLAIKKNTQSLSRRVERMLDFSLDDKTSMWQEDVFQGVKLGAQSYLGTVIGADKDAIKNSDIGAMWMMAELTGNEELKEKRLPLVRNFKMMQQEPNKGFFYGAARGQYYLMKSDRWVEEWGSHIEPTGLMYYTLCDLGNILLFETEDKELKGMFRAGADRLLEWQQPEGNWVAGYDHKTDKPVFNDLSDVRPTFYGLIAAYRILGDEKYLSAAQKGADWILENAVEKGHFLGVCGDVRFVNDFATAQIGQGLLDLWEITGDEKYLDGAVKTAEMYTTSIYAHPVPTEKDRLVKGRELKDWQVTQAGLNFEHGGTIGSATGAGPILLASHAGYFLRIAQITKDPFFANVARAAAWGRDAFVNSETSVASYYWKSFNNGSGRFPHHAWWQIGWLMDYLVTEAEYRSNGAITFPSGFMTAKVGPHQPFGFEEGSIYGEPVSLSFHPEMVGIKNPSVDVLTAKGTDNSFYFIFLQDATEALNESVELKMESIFGDQAFKAEWYNPAQKVYEATNLENNSVTLEIDGIGLKVLRCKLE